From the Desulfatiglans anilini DSM 4660 genome, one window contains:
- the argJ gene encoding bifunctional glutamate N-acetyltransferase/amino-acid acetyltransferase ArgJ: MMVQGFRFSAVSAGLRKKPGLDLALIFSDQDTTTAAGMFTTNRVKAAPVQLDQERIRTGAARAIIANAGNANACSGREGFEAARRSAEILAASAGLKPEEVLVASTGVIGQVLPLSRIEKALPELVGGLDPRGAPKAAEAIMTTDSFPKLSRFTGEAGGKPFTILGMAKGAGMIMPDMATMLCFVVTDLRIETLALRSALRAAVQKTFNRITVDGDTSTNDTVLILANGLAGNGPLGETGELTFRAGLTEVLGELAEMIVRDGEGASKLVHIRVKGAVDEGQALLAAKTVANSPLVKTAFYGQDPNWGRIMAALGRSGVIMQEERVDIWVDDIQIVAAGLGLGAEAEGRAAEKMHEKSFDVTVDLHMGRAEERVSTCDLTHQYVSINADYRT; this comes from the coding sequence ATGATGGTGCAGGGTTTCAGATTTTCAGCGGTTTCAGCGGGGTTGAGGAAAAAACCTGGGCTCGACCTGGCGCTGATCTTCTCCGACCAGGATACGACTACGGCCGCAGGGATGTTTACGACCAACCGAGTCAAGGCCGCCCCTGTCCAGCTGGACCAGGAGAGGATCCGGACGGGCGCCGCCCGCGCGATTATCGCCAATGCAGGGAATGCCAACGCCTGTTCAGGGCGTGAGGGGTTCGAGGCGGCCCGGCGTTCTGCCGAGATCCTGGCGGCCAGTGCCGGACTGAAACCGGAGGAGGTGTTGGTGGCCTCCACCGGAGTGATCGGGCAGGTGCTTCCTCTGTCACGCATCGAAAAGGCCCTGCCGGAACTGGTTGGCGGGCTGGACCCACGCGGAGCGCCCAAAGCCGCCGAGGCGATCATGACCACGGATTCTTTCCCGAAGCTCAGCCGCTTTACGGGAGAGGCCGGTGGGAAGCCCTTTACGATTCTGGGAATGGCCAAGGGCGCGGGGATGATCATGCCCGACATGGCGACGATGCTCTGTTTCGTGGTGACCGATCTGCGCATCGAGACCCTGGCGCTCAGATCCGCCCTCCGGGCGGCGGTCCAGAAGACCTTCAACCGGATCACGGTCGACGGGGACACGAGCACGAACGACACGGTGCTGATCCTGGCGAACGGCCTTGCAGGGAACGGTCCCCTGGGGGAGACCGGCGAACTGACCTTCCGCGCCGGTCTGACGGAAGTGCTGGGCGAACTGGCTGAGATGATCGTACGCGACGGCGAGGGCGCGAGCAAACTCGTCCACATCCGGGTGAAAGGTGCGGTGGACGAGGGACAGGCGCTCCTGGCCGCGAAGACGGTGGCCAATTCTCCGCTCGTCAAGACCGCCTTCTATGGCCAGGACCCCAACTGGGGGCGCATCATGGCGGCCCTCGGCCGGTCGGGCGTGATTATGCAAGAGGAACGCGTGGACATCTGGGTCGATGATATCCAGATCGTAGCTGCTGGGCTGGGCCTCGGGGCGGAGGCCGAGGGCCGAGCGGCCGAGAAGATGCATGAGAAGTCCTTCGACGTAACGGTGGATCTTCACATGGGGCGCGCGGAAGAGCGGGTCAGCACCTGCGACCTCACCCACCAGTACGTCAGCATCAACGCGGATTACCGGACCTGA
- a CDS encoding class I SAM-dependent methyltransferase has product MDLEAFQQNHPTQTEEVVVRNRRYRLLLPKTLDSFIDPDDPMRDFPLWAKIWEASLVLADALAGMPPAPSRQILEIGCGAGLVGIVAASFGHRITMTEYNPDALAFAQANAELNLSDSSGKLKIQRLDWHRPDLEGPFDLIIGSEVVYSERDFEPLERLFKTFLGPGGEVILAEGMRRTSMAFLQRLSESWQIEARRMTLRSQEKSMPVILARLQRKANGL; this is encoded by the coding sequence ATGGATCTCGAAGCCTTCCAGCAAAACCACCCCACCCAGACCGAAGAGGTGGTCGTCCGAAACCGCCGTTACCGGCTCCTGCTCCCCAAGACCCTCGACTCCTTCATCGACCCGGATGATCCGATGCGCGATTTCCCGCTCTGGGCAAAGATCTGGGAGGCGTCGCTCGTTCTAGCCGATGCCTTGGCCGGCATGCCTCCGGCTCCATCGCGACAGATATTGGAGATCGGGTGCGGGGCGGGGCTTGTGGGCATTGTGGCGGCATCCTTCGGCCACCGTATCACCATGACGGAGTACAACCCCGATGCGCTCGCGTTCGCACAGGCAAACGCTGAGTTGAATCTATCAGATTCCAGCGGAAAACTCAAGATTCAGCGTCTGGACTGGCACCGCCCCGACCTGGAAGGGCCCTTCGACTTGATCATCGGGTCAGAGGTGGTTTACAGCGAAAGGGATTTCGAACCGCTCGAACGCCTCTTCAAAACGTTTCTCGGCCCCGGGGGGGAGGTCATCCTGGCCGAGGGGATGCGGCGGACGAGCATGGCCTTTTTGCAGCGCCTCTCCGAATCCTGGCAGATCGAAGCGCGCCGCATGACCCTGCGCTCCCAGGAAAAATCCATGCCCGTCATCCTGGCGCGCCTGCAGCGCAAGGCGAACGGACTATAA
- a CDS encoding XTP/dITP diphosphatase codes for MLPERIPLVLATRNKGKLYEFKSLLNYFDVELKTLDDFGPIPSIEEDGETFEDNAVKKARFTARVLGFPALADDSGLVVDALGGEPGVRSARFAGDGASDGENNAKLLLQMEGVEDRRAAFWCVIAIAVPRGPALIYEGKCEGEITRKPAGASGFGYDPVFFYPPLGKTFAEIDSEEKNRVSHRGRALQELKSEFGKVLIWLRQRLLEEP; via the coding sequence ATCCTACCAGAGCGGATCCCCTTGGTTCTCGCGACGCGCAACAAGGGTAAATTGTATGAATTCAAATCGTTATTGAATTATTTTGATGTAGAACTTAAGACTTTGGATGATTTCGGACCGATCCCGAGCATCGAGGAGGACGGGGAGACCTTCGAGGACAATGCGGTCAAGAAGGCCCGGTTTACCGCGCGCGTCCTTGGGTTTCCGGCCTTGGCCGACGATTCGGGGCTGGTCGTCGATGCGCTTGGAGGAGAACCGGGCGTCCGTTCCGCGCGCTTTGCCGGGGATGGTGCGAGCGATGGGGAGAACAACGCGAAGCTCCTGCTGCAGATGGAGGGTGTGGAGGACAGAAGGGCCGCGTTTTGGTGCGTCATTGCCATTGCTGTCCCGCGGGGGCCGGCGCTCATCTATGAGGGGAAATGCGAAGGCGAGATCACCCGGAAACCAGCTGGGGCTTCGGGGTTCGGCTACGACCCGGTGTTTTTCTATCCGCCCCTCGGAAAAACGTTTGCGGAAATCGACAGCGAGGAGAAGAACCGGGTGAGCCATCGCGGCCGCGCCTTGCAGGAATTAAAAAGTGAATTCGGAAAGGTTTTGATCTGGCTCCGGCAGCGGCTGCTCGAAGAGCCGTGA
- a CDS encoding mannose-1-phosphate guanylyltransferase yields MEKNAIECAVVMAGGSGTRFWPMSRALKPKQFLPVTGGEPLLVETCNRLSPILGDERIVAVLGESHLSEAKACLGGRPIHLIGEPVGRNTAPCIALGAFYARWRGIRGAIAFLPADHHIGDRQSFLDALCVAGRKSLSGGIVTLGIVPDQPETGYGYIRREGSALTGPAEWVYRVAEFVEKPALADAKSYVASGEYYWNAGVFVATAETLLMEVERHLPALYKALSRLEGAFGREGFAERLGEVYATIEGISFDYGVMEKPEVEAYVVPCRCDWSDVGSWASLYALWSVSHDAKGNLADAGAVLIDCRGSFVQTSGKKIVACLGLEDVLVVDTPDALLVTRLDRSQDIRKIVEALKAAGKDGYL; encoded by the coding sequence ATGGAGAAGAACGCGATCGAATGCGCTGTGGTCATGGCGGGGGGTTCCGGGACGCGCTTCTGGCCGATGAGCCGGGCGCTGAAACCGAAGCAGTTCCTGCCGGTCACCGGCGGCGAGCCCCTGCTCGTCGAGACCTGCAACCGTTTGAGCCCGATCCTGGGGGACGAACGGATCGTGGCGGTCCTTGGTGAGAGCCATCTTTCCGAGGCGAAGGCATGCTTGGGAGGACGCCCGATTCATCTGATCGGTGAACCGGTCGGCAGGAACACGGCTCCCTGCATTGCGCTCGGGGCCTTTTACGCCCGGTGGCGGGGCATCCGGGGAGCCATCGCATTCCTGCCCGCCGATCATCACATCGGGGACCGGCAGTCCTTTCTCGATGCACTCTGCGTCGCCGGGCGGAAGAGCCTTTCAGGCGGTATCGTAACCCTGGGGATCGTGCCCGACCAACCCGAGACAGGGTACGGGTATATCCGCCGCGAGGGGTCGGCCTTGACAGGTCCGGCGGAATGGGTTTACCGGGTCGCGGAATTTGTGGAAAAACCCGCCCTCGCAGATGCGAAAAGCTATGTTGCGAGCGGTGAATACTATTGGAACGCGGGCGTCTTCGTCGCGACGGCGGAGACATTGCTGATGGAGGTCGAGCGGCACCTGCCGGCGCTTTACAAGGCCCTTTCCCGTCTTGAAGGGGCGTTCGGGCGCGAGGGTTTCGCTGAAAGGCTCGGAGAGGTCTACGCGACGATAGAGGGGATCTCGTTCGACTACGGCGTCATGGAAAAACCGGAGGTAGAAGCCTATGTCGTTCCTTGCCGCTGCGATTGGAGCGATGTCGGCTCATGGGCCTCCCTTTACGCGCTCTGGTCTGTATCGCATGATGCCAAGGGCAATCTGGCGGATGCCGGCGCCGTCCTGATCGACTGCCGGGGCTCGTTCGTCCAGACATCCGGGAAGAAGATCGTCGCCTGCCTCGGGCTCGAGGACGTTCTGGTCGTGGATACGCCCGACGCCCTCCTGGTCACCCGCCTCGATCGGTCGCAGGATATCCGGAAGATCGTGGAGGCCTTGAAGGCTGCAGGAAAGGACGGGTACTTATAG